TAACACGAAAAATACGTTTGAAATTAGGATGGATGCATCAAGCAGATGAAATGCATAATCAATTACAACCACATGTAAAGAAACCAAAAAGATATGAAACCAAAGCATTCAGTGGAACCACTTAGAATATAGCCCTTTAGCAGAAGTGTAATTTACTTGGTGTGGGGTTCATAAGTAATAGCTGACAGCATATGTGTatgtcatttttttttttttcaaaataaaagaaagaaaaaaaattgatgtaTGTCATTCTGTTGACGCAGCATTTACATGATGCCTAACAAATGGTGTCCAACTATGCAGATATTTATCGTTACAGATAAATTACACAGTAATATATTATAACAAACAGGAATATATAATATACACACACCATATTTGCAGCAATTCCTAACAGCAAAAAGATGCATGTAATTGCATGACATCAAAAGACAGTACCCAATAGGTTGCAAAGTTTCTTTGAATGGATGAGGTAAACATATCATTATATTGCAAATGTACCTTGGGACTGAGTTCGGCTGAAGTCACTTTAAAGCGCCCCCGCCGAACAACTGCTCCCTCTGATGCATCCTCTGAATAAAGGGCCAAAGAAATCAAACCGAGGTCAATAGAGTACAAACAAGTAGCATCACTTCTAAGTAGAAATAGAAGAAAAAACCAGGAAATACCTGGCGAAGGACTATTTGTTTCTCTCTTCTGGCGATACAACAACGGACCACTGTAGTTGTGTTCAGATTGAAATTTGGGCTGTGGAAAGTCCCTTCAAAACATTTTTGGTAAACCCAATTTAATATAGATTTATGAATCACTTTTTCCAGTTAAAGTAAACGGCAATGATAAAAGCAACAATATTCCTTTTTAATTACAGAACAGCGGAGTCAACGACCAAGTCAAGAAGACAGTCCCTATGTCATGTGTAGCAGATCATACATCTAGGACTTCTCTTCAACTCGAAATCCACAGAATATAGAAACTCATCATATCAGAGCTTGATAATGGGAAAACAATCttcctatatatatatttagaaaagTCACTTCAGTTATTTTAACATGTTTGGTGATAACAGCTTTGCAGCTAGGGATAACTTCGCTTGGATGAAGCTTACCTGTCCCCATTTCCTGTAACCTTTTTAGGAGATAAGGCATTATCAGGTATTAGTGGACCGCTCAAGAACTTTTTGTGCTCTGGAATGACTTGATGAAGTAACGAGCTACTTTGCCCGGAGTTCTCACCCTCGTTTCTACTAGCATCTTGCTCCATAGCTCTTGATGACTTTATAACAAATGGCTCACTTCCTGATTGGTTAACACCTTTCCGATTCGGACTGTTTACATCCTCATCATCTTCACCAATGTCAAAACAGCCTCTGAACCAATTAAATAGTTGCATGAATAAAAAAAGAAGCTAAATTACCAAAAACAATTCGACTGCCAACCTTTCTTTCTCCAAAATAGTAATTAGCTGAAGAGATGcgataaatgtttttaaaaaatagaaagaaGATACCATTAAAAACCACATAACTTAAAAGATGAAGGATTAAACTTGTGAGAACTTACTGCTTTCTgcattaaaaaataaaacaccTACAATTCACAATCTCTTTGAACATAACAAATGTGAATAATGATAGCATACTAAATATGTTATAACAATGAATTCTTTGCAATAGAAAGTCAAGCAAGCATAAAAATGTCATACTTGAGTGCTTGAAGAGGTTTAATGGGAAATGAAGCAAGGGAACTCTTCAGATCATGAAGATCATTAAGCCCATCCTGAAACAAGTTAAAGGAGGATATTAATCTTGAAGTACCAGCTTAATCGTTAGGTCTGAAAGTTCAATTACAGTGAAATAATTTGGGGTTACTGGTACCTCCTGGCTACTTGAAGCAATGGAATTACTAGCCATTTCAGAAGACATTCTCTCTGGTGATAATCCAACAACACCATTGCTGTTTCTTTGATTCCTGCTGCCATCTCGATCTTCTGCATTTGGCACATCATCATAATCATGAATCTGCAAGTAAAACAGTCAGCATTTCTGAtgagataaaaataatagagcaggTCTTGAAGTACATCCACATAAATAATGTTACGCATCCAACCTAAAACCGACTGGCAAAAGATGGGAGGGGCACAACATAAGGATAGAACCATAGGAAGCCCAAGACTCAAGAGATGCAGGTTAACACCACTGAACAAATAATAAGTTGAGCTGGACAATTGAAACTACTTACAAGTGCAGCCTGACTTTTCAAGTCCTCCAGGTTGAAATTCCAGGCACTAATTCCTCTTATATACTCTTTCTGCAAGGTGAAAGGATTCATATTTAAAGTGATACCATGTAgtcataaattttttatataccATGGTTATTCATTAGTGAAAGAAAACTACCTACAATAGGAATTGATAGCAATTGGATtaatcaaaacacaacctaaaatTACTACTAAGATTTGAAGGAAAGAACCTAGCACTACTTTTTGTTGAGAAATGTAAAAGAGCTACATTATTCACCTGTGATAATTGCTCCTTGTCCTCATAGAGAGCCTTGTTCTCTACAAGAAGATCAGCTTCTTTTGTCTGAGACATAAAAACCAGATCAGAGTGTCGCATTTATTCCCCATCTCAAACAGAGATCACAAATTCAATAAAAACAGTAAGCAAGAGACCTTTAGCACCCTAAACCGTTCACCTAATGAAGCAAAACCATCAAGAATGGTTCGAGCTAGATAATCATAAGAGCGTGCATTTTTAAAGAACTGGTGCTTCAAAAGCTTATCCGAAGTCGGACGTTTCTTTGGGTCTTTCACCAAGCAAGCAGCTACCATCTCCTTGAAAGACTAGAGAATAATAACACTATTAGAACGATGCTGTAGATACCATCAAGTTAGACAGTAAGACAGAATAGAACAGCACAAACCTTTGAGAACCTCTTGTCCCTTTCATAATCTAGACCAGGAGGAGCATTTTGCAAGGTCATTAACAAAACCTGCGGCAAAAATGGGAGTAAACAATCAAACCAAGAACTAAAAATAAAGGAAACAGCAAGATAAATACAATTATAAACTGATATAACTATCAGAAAACCAAGAGATTACTTTCATCGGTGGATACTTCGAAAATGGGGCATGGCCATGAGCAAGTTCGAGTGCTGTTATTCCAAAAGACCAGATGTCGGCTCTGTAAGCGGGAAAGAACAAGAAACATAATGATTCAAAAGGtataaaagcaaaagaatgaaaggaaatgaaatgaaaagaaaagtaaaTATCTGTATCAGCGAGATAATCAACTCACTTGAAGTCATAACCATGCAATTGCTGCATAACTTCTGGAGCCATCCTGAGATAGAGCAACAATAAGGAGACACATTATGGTCATTATCAACTCTCAAAAATTGAATTTACATGATAGAAGTACCGATATAAAGTAAACACTGAGATGTTGGAAGGCCAAGGGAACAAATACCAGCAAGGAGTTCCAACAAAAGTATTTCTGGAACGCTGTCTGTCTCCAGCATCAAACATGCTTGCTGACACTCCAAA
This is a stretch of genomic DNA from Gossypium arboreum isolate Shixiya-1 chromosome 11, ASM2569848v2, whole genome shotgun sequence. It encodes these proteins:
- the LOC108473739 gene encoding serine/threonine-protein kinase BLUS1 isoform X2, which encodes MMQDGIRREVQTMSLIDHPNLLWALCSFTTGHSLWIVMPYMAGGSCLHIMKSAYPEGFEEPVIATLLREVLKALVYLHAHGHIHRDVKAGNILIDSDGSVKLADFGVSASMFDAGDRQRSRNTFVGTPCWMAPEVMQQLHGYDFKADIWSFGITALELAHGHAPFSKYPPMKVLLMTLQNAPPGLDYERDKRFSKSFKEMVAACLVKDPKKRPTSDKLLKHQFFKNARSYDYLARTILDGFASLGERFRVLKTKEADLLVENKALYEDKEQLSQKEYIRGISAWNFNLEDLKSQAALIHDYDDVPNAEDRDGSRNQRNSNGVVGLSPERMSSEMASNSIASSSQEDGLNDLHDLKSSLASFPIKPLQALKGCFDIGEDDEDVNSPNRKGVNQSGSEPFVIKSSRAMEQDASRNEGENSGQSSSLLHQVIPEHKKFLSGPLIPDNALSPKKVTGNGDRDFPQPKFQSEHNYSGPLLYRQKRETNSPSPEDASEGAVVRRGRFKVTSAELSPKGPTNCILNPVTGGSTNPASLNLSPSAVLPSLQCILQQNTIQREEIVRLIKHLEQTSGKLGDFTEVGINDLLQIAHSSPREKELQFRVLQLQQSIGNLVEELQRQKMKNAQLEKQLNALANNKE
- the LOC108473739 gene encoding serine/threonine-protein kinase BLUS1 isoform X3, with the translated sequence MEHTLEKRYPVNPKDYKLYEEIGEGVSATVYRALCIPLNEIVAIKVLDLEKCNSDLDGIRREVQTMSLIDHPNLLWALCSFTTGHSLWIVMPYMAGGSCLHIMKSAYPEGFEEPVIATLLREVLKALVYLHAHGHIHRDVKAGNILIDSDGSVKLADFGVSASMFDAGDRQRSRNTFVGTPCWMAPEVMQQLHGYDFKADIWSFGITALELAHGHAPFSKYPPMKVLLMTLQNAPPGLDYERDKRFSKSFKEMVAACLVKDPKKRPTSDKLLKHQFFKNARSYDYLARTILDGFASLGERFRVLKTKEADLLVENKALYEDKEQLSQKEYIRGISAWNFNLEDLKSQAALIHDYDDVPNAEDRDGSRNQRNSNGVVGLSPERMSSEMASNSIASSSQEDGLNDLHDLKSSLASFPIKPLQALKGCFDIGEDDEDVNSPNRKGVNQSGSEPFVIKSSRAMEQDASRNEGENSGQSSSLLHQVIPEHKKFLSGPLIPDNALSPKKVTGNGDRDFPQPKFQSEHNYSGPLLYRQKRETNSPSPEDASEGAVVRRGRFKVTSAELSPKAMAL
- the LOC108473739 gene encoding serine/threonine-protein kinase BLUS1 isoform X1, with product MEHTLEKRYPVNPKDYKLYEEIGEGVSATVYRALCIPLNEIVAIKVLDLEKCNSDLDGIRREVQTMSLIDHPNLLWALCSFTTGHSLWIVMPYMAGGSCLHIMKSAYPEGFEEPVIATLLREVLKALVYLHAHGHIHRDVKAGNILIDSDGSVKLADFGVSASMFDAGDRQRSRNTFVGTPCWMAPEVMQQLHGYDFKADIWSFGITALELAHGHAPFSKYPPMKVLLMTLQNAPPGLDYERDKRFSKSFKEMVAACLVKDPKKRPTSDKLLKHQFFKNARSYDYLARTILDGFASLGERFRVLKTKEADLLVENKALYEDKEQLSQKEYIRGISAWNFNLEDLKSQAALIHDYDDVPNAEDRDGSRNQRNSNGVVGLSPERMSSEMASNSIASSSQEDGLNDLHDLKSSLASFPIKPLQALKGCFDIGEDDEDVNSPNRKGVNQSGSEPFVIKSSRAMEQDASRNEGENSGQSSSLLHQVIPEHKKFLSGPLIPDNALSPKKVTGNGDRDFPQPKFQSEHNYSGPLLYRQKRETNSPSPEDASEGAVVRRGRFKVTSAELSPKGPTNCILNPVTGGSTNPASLNLSPSAVLPSLQCILQQNTIQREEIVRLIKHLEQTSGKLGDFTEVGINDLLQIAHSSPREKELQFRVLQLQQSIGNLVEELQRQKMKNAQLEKQLNALANNKE